A single window of Candidatus Coatesbacteria bacterium DNA harbors:
- a CDS encoding LysM peptidoglycan-binding domain-containing protein, whose product MDFSEKGGSGKKTGEAKERMGIMNDKFTLIETDKDVGKWVSSGANDQEGVFVFTPLAPQKPISLSGPPTIATMTAPGRRPIYQFLGPGGNEISFGGVLYGENAWDEYKKLETWRRGGKRYTARWGRMQKHVVIADISFEIESRRLIRYRMRLSEVIDDPRELRAPEAESAPLRLIDKLREDLAGILEAIAELRGELSDFYEEINELVTELESYVDEFMEALRFIDELSQLPQNLITEFYEMAESFIERIGGAMGGLEDYFADPDNLAVLNRSGEENVNSRAAAETIFAYLRSLWREKTLLRFSLGALLEPPERIFRYIVSQGDTLRQIAASELGDPGRWNEIAEANDLISIEIEAGEVLRIPK is encoded by the coding sequence GTGGATTTTAGCGAAAAAGGTGGTTCCGGCAAGAAAACTGGTGAGGCAAAGGAGCGGATGGGGATCATGAACGACAAGTTCACCCTCATCGAGACGGACAAGGATGTGGGCAAGTGGGTTAGCTCGGGCGCGAACGATCAAGAGGGGGTCTTTGTCTTCACGCCCCTGGCGCCGCAGAAGCCGATTTCGCTGAGCGGTCCGCCAACGATAGCCACGATGACGGCGCCGGGGCGTCGGCCGATCTACCAGTTCCTCGGTCCGGGGGGCAACGAGATCAGCTTCGGCGGAGTGCTCTACGGCGAGAATGCCTGGGATGAATACAAGAAACTGGAAACGTGGCGTCGGGGAGGCAAGCGTTACACGGCTCGTTGGGGTCGGATGCAGAAGCATGTCGTAATAGCCGACATCAGTTTCGAGATCGAGAGCCGCCGGTTAATCCGTTACCGGATGCGTTTGAGCGAGGTCATCGATGATCCGCGCGAGCTGCGGGCACCGGAGGCTGAGTCAGCTCCACTGAGGTTGATCGATAAGCTGCGTGAGGATCTCGCCGGGATCCTGGAGGCCATCGCTGAGTTGCGCGGGGAGCTCAGCGACTTCTATGAGGAGATCAATGAGCTGGTCACCGAGCTCGAGAGTTACGTTGACGAGTTCATGGAAGCCCTGCGCTTCATCGACGAACTCAGTCAGTTACCGCAGAACCTGATCACCGAGTTCTATGAGATGGCGGAGTCGTTCATCGAGCGTATCGGCGGGGCGATGGGCGGGTTGGAAGACTACTTCGCGGATCCGGACAACTTGGCCGTGCTCAACCGTAGCGGAGAGGAGAATGTCAACAGCAGGGCCGCGGCCGAGACCATCTTCGCCTATCTGCGGTCGCTTTGGCGGGAGAAAACGCTGCTCAGGTTCAGCCTTGGCGCACTGCTCGAACCGCCTGAGCGCATTTTCCGTTACATTGTCAGCCAGGGTGACACCCTGCGCCAGATTGCCGCCAGCGAGCTCGGTGACCCCGGTCGGTGGAACGAAATCGCCGAAGCCAACGATCTCATCAGTATCGAGATCGAGGCCGGAGAAGTCCTTCGCATTCCCAAGTAA